The nucleotide sequence TTGCTGTCGGAGGCTCAGCGCCAACGAGCCGCCAATCAACCCGATGCCAATGATGGTTACTGTGGTCATGTCTTGTAGTCCGATGATGGTTACTGTCGTCATGCCTCTTAGACACTAGATGTGTGGGAGGCCGTGGGGTGCTACACGTGTACTTTGCGCGCCGCCACTATGCGCTCCACGGCTTTGCGAAGCACGGCTTCGCTCTGGCACAAACTCACTCGAATGAACCCGTTGCCGTTGCTGCCAAAGATGCCGCCCGGGGTAATGAATACGCGCGCTTCCTGCAATAGCTCGTCGCTGAGGGCGTAGCCATCGGTGTAGGCTGGCGGCACGGCGGCCCACACAAACAAGCCGGTTTGGGTAGGGTCGGGCTCACAGCCCAGCAGGTGCAGCAACTCGAACACCACCTTACGGCGGGCACCATACACGGCGTTCAGCTCCGCAAACCATTCTGCGCCTAGCCCCAGTGCCGCCACGGCCGCCTGCTGCACCGGCAGAAACATACCCGAATCCATGTTGCTCTTGAAGCGCAGGACCTCCCGCAGCCAGTCGGCGCGGCCGGCCAGCAAGCCCACGCGCCACCCGGCCATGTTGTGCGACTTGCTGAGCGAATTCAGTTCCAAGGCCACTTCCCGTGCGCCGGGCACCGCCAGCAAACTCATGGGATTGTCGTTGAGAATGAAGCTGTACGGGTTGTCGTGGATCAGCATAATGCTATGCTGCTGGGCAAAGGCCACCAGGCGCGCCAGGAAGGCAGCATCGGCGCGGGTGCCGGTGGGCATGTGAGGGTAGTTGACCAGCATCATCTTCACCTTGGTCAAGTCCGAAGCGGCCAGGGCGTCGAGGTCGGGGAGCCAGCCGGCCGCTTCGGTCAGGTCGTACTCGCGGATGGTGGCGCCGCAGATTTCTGCTACGGCCCGGTAGGTGGGGTAACCCGGATTCGGAATCAACACCACGTCACCGGCTTCCAAGAATGTCATCCCGATGTGCATGAGGCCTTCCTTGGAACCCAGCAGCGGCAACACCTCGGTGGCGGGGTCTAGGGTCACGCCGTAGGCCCGGCTATACCACTCGGCCACGGCTGCTCGCAACGCCGGAATGCCCTGGTAGCTTTGATAGCCGTGCGTGGTAGGCAGGGCAGCCGAAGCAGTAAGGGCTGCCGTTACGCTCGGGTGCGGCGGCAAATCGGGGCTCCCAATACCCAGGTTGATGATGTCGGCGCCGGCTTGGTTGAGGGCCGCAATTTCGCGCAGCTTCTGCGAGAAGTAGTATTCACCGGTGTTGGCTAGGCGCTGAGCGGTTGAAACGTGCATGGCAGATTGGGACTGATTGGTTGCTGATGGTTGGGTTGTTAGTTGTTGGAAACTGTTGCCCTAGGTTCAAAAATTGACAATCAACTCAATGACCTAGCAATCAACACTCAGCGACCAACACTCGACATTACACACTAGTAGTATTCGCCTCTCTGATAGGCACCCAGCACTTGCAGGTCGTCGGTGAGCAGGGTAAGTTCTTGCAGCAGCACCGGCAGCTGGCTGGCTTCCTCGAACTCGATATCGGCGTGGAAGTAGTACTGCCAGGTGCGGCCCGGCCGGGGGCACGACTGTAGTTTGGAGAGGTTGAAGTCGTGGCCAGCCACACAGGTCAGGACCCGGGCTAGGCTGCCGCGCTGGTGGTCGGTGTGGAAATATAGGGAGGCTTTGTTGGCCGAACTCGTGGACCGCTCGGGGTCTTGGCGCTCCAGCACCAAAAAGCGGGTGTAGTTTTCGGGGTCGGCGTGAATGTCGGGGGCCAGCACTTCCAGGCCGTAGAGGCGGGCGGCGGCTTCACCGGCCACGGCGGCAATACCGGTTTGGCTTCTTTCGCGCAAGTGCCGGGCGCTGAGGGCTGTATCGACGGTTTCAACCAGCTGCCACGGATGCAGCGCCAGGAAATCGGCGCACTGCAACAAGGCCACGGGGTGTGAATGCACTTCTCTGATATCGGCTAGGGCCTGGCCAGGCAGGGCCAGCAGGTGCTGCCGGATGCGCAAGTAGACCTCACCCGTCACTTGCACCGCCGAGCGTTGCAGCAAACTGTAATTAGGTAGGATGCTACCCGCAATGGAATTTTCGATGGCCATCAGCCCAGCGGCGGCGGCACCACTCGTCACCTGCCGCACCACTTCACTGAAGGTAGCGCACGGGGCAATGGCAGTTTCTGCACCGAAGTAGTGGCGGGCTGCCAGCTCGTGAAAGCTGCCCGCGTAAC is from Hymenobacter tibetensis and encodes:
- a CDS encoding pyridoxal phosphate-dependent aminotransferase; translation: MHVSTAQRLANTGEYYFSQKLREIAALNQAGADIINLGIGSPDLPPHPSVTAALTASAALPTTHGYQSYQGIPALRAAVAEWYSRAYGVTLDPATEVLPLLGSKEGLMHIGMTFLEAGDVVLIPNPGYPTYRAVAEICGATIREYDLTEAAGWLPDLDALAASDLTKVKMMLVNYPHMPTGTRADAAFLARLVAFAQQHSIMLIHDNPYSFILNDNPMSLLAVPGAREVALELNSLSKSHNMAGWRVGLLAGRADWLREVLRFKSNMDSGMFLPVQQAAVAALGLGAEWFAELNAVYGARRKVVFELLHLLGCEPDPTQTGLFVWAAVPPAYTDGYALSDELLQEARVFITPGGIFGSNGNGFIRVSLCQSEAVLRKAVERIVAARKVHV
- a CDS encoding prephenate dehydratase, translating into MPSSAIAIQGYAGSFHELAARHYFGAETAIAPCATFSEVVRQVTSGAAAAGLMAIENSIAGSILPNYSLLQRSAVQVTGEVYLRIRQHLLALPGQALADIREVHSHPVALLQCADFLALHPWQLVETVDTALSARHLRERSQTGIAAVAGEAAARLYGLEVLAPDIHADPENYTRFLVLERQDPERSTSSANKASLYFHTDHQRGSLARVLTCVAGHDFNLSKLQSCPRPGRTWQYYFHADIEFEEASQLPVLLQELTLLTDDLQVLGAYQRGEYY